A single window of bacterium DNA harbors:
- a CDS encoding glycosyltransferase family 4 protein produces MAGRADGRPLVSAQLVGALQMGGAEHLAVQIANARAVAGDRSHLYVMGGPGPLSAKISPAVTVRYFDHRVASPARPWRCLVSVREGYRLLAASLAADGVDVLQSHLPGANFWGLLLSRRRRCAVVPTVHNNREFAYGDTANPLRTRMRHWAYRRMLKDCNAVVAVSEKVKASLLVELGVGEAAADRLVVIPNGVSEPPPLASDELTRIRARFGCGEGEFLALAAGRHDAQKNYRTLIETMVLLLARGVPLRLVLAGEGPLSEEHRRLCDESGLSARVVMPGNLDDLSRVMQSADCFVMSSLWEGLPLVMLEAMAAGLPVAGTRIPGIEDVIEDGVNGVLADPADAAGLADAVARLAADADLRARCRASALASVRRDYSLDRVSRDLGDLYHRVAGTAGKS; encoded by the coding sequence ATGGCCGGGCGCGCGGACGGTCGCCCACTGGTCTCGGCCCAGCTGGTAGGCGCCCTCCAGATGGGCGGTGCCGAACATCTCGCGGTCCAGATCGCCAACGCCCGCGCCGTCGCCGGCGACCGATCCCACCTGTATGTGATGGGCGGCCCTGGCCCTCTTTCGGCCAAGATCTCGCCCGCCGTGACGGTGCGTTATTTCGACCATCGCGTGGCGTCCCCAGCCCGTCCCTGGCGATGTCTCGTCTCCGTTCGCGAGGGATACCGCCTGCTCGCCGCCTCCCTCGCCGCCGACGGCGTCGACGTGTTGCAGAGCCATCTACCCGGAGCCAATTTCTGGGGTCTGCTGCTGTCGAGGCGGAGACGGTGCGCGGTCGTCCCCACGGTGCACAACAACCGGGAATTCGCCTACGGCGACACGGCCAATCCTCTCCGGACCCGGATGCGCCACTGGGCCTACCGGCGCATGCTGAAAGACTGTAATGCGGTCGTCGCCGTGTCGGAGAAAGTGAAGGCCTCGTTGCTGGTTGAACTGGGCGTGGGGGAGGCCGCCGCCGACCGGCTGGTCGTGATACCCAATGGTGTGAGCGAACCGCCACCCCTGGCATCCGACGAGCTTACGCGAATCAGGGCGCGCTTCGGCTGCGGCGAGGGCGAATTCCTGGCCTTGGCGGCGGGGCGGCACGACGCGCAGAAGAATTACCGTACGCTGATCGAAACCATGGTCCTGCTCCTGGCAAGGGGGGTCCCATTGCGCCTGGTGCTGGCGGGCGAGGGGCCGCTGAGCGAGGAACACCGACGGCTGTGCGACGAGTCGGGTCTGTCGGCGCGAGTGGTCATGCCCGGCAATCTGGACGACCTGTCCCGGGTGATGCAGTCCGCCGACTGCTTCGTCATGTCGTCGCTTTGGGAAGGCCTGCCGTTGGTAATGTTGGAGGCGATGGCCGCCGGCCTGCCTGTCGCGGGGACCCGCATTCCCGGCATCGAAGATGTGATCGAGGACGGCGTCAACGGCGTCCTGGCCGATCCCGCGGACGCGGCCGGACTCGCCGACGCCGTCGCGCGCCTGGCCGCCGATGCAGACCTGCGCGCCCGGTGCCGCGCGTCCGCCCTGGCGTCCGTACGACGCGATTATTCCCTCGACAGGGTCAGCCGGGATCTGGGCGACCTCTACCACCGCGTCGCCGGCACCGCAGGAAAGTCATGA
- a CDS encoding menaquinone biosynthesis protein, whose amino-acid sequence MTYRIATVPYLAARPLVDALDELAPERVRVISAVPSVLPELLHADEADAALIPVVECWRGAGDGIVPGVGIATGRRVDSVKLFSRVAPTRIRHVAVDRGSRTSVALLRILFADLYDVQPDFKVLEPRVDTLLDDHEAALVIGDRGFAAEGRFRAEGREDVHIVDLGETWRQMTGLPFVFAVWALGRRFVTGAGVAEREELVALLTRSRDLGLSRIDELAARAAAEGCLGPGGVCSADVIRGFFAESMCYALGEREMAGLRRFHTLCVRHAICPPGRGVDFTART is encoded by the coding sequence ATGACCTACCGTATCGCCACGGTCCCCTACCTCGCGGCCCGGCCGCTGGTTGACGCCCTGGACGAGCTCGCTCCGGAGCGCGTGCGCGTGATCTCGGCCGTACCGTCGGTCCTGCCGGAGCTGCTTCACGCCGACGAGGCGGACGCGGCCCTGATCCCGGTCGTCGAGTGCTGGCGCGGCGCCGGGGACGGCATCGTGCCCGGCGTGGGCATCGCCACGGGCCGTCGCGTGGACAGCGTGAAGCTTTTCAGCCGCGTGGCTCCCACCAGGATACGCCACGTGGCCGTGGACCGCGGCAGCCGCACCTCGGTGGCGCTCCTGCGCATACTTTTCGCCGACCTCTACGACGTGCAGCCGGACTTCAAGGTGCTCGAACCCCGTGTCGACACCCTGCTGGACGACCACGAGGCGGCGCTGGTCATCGGCGACCGCGGCTTCGCCGCCGAAGGCCGGTTTCGCGCGGAGGGGCGCGAGGATGTCCACATCGTCGATCTCGGCGAGACCTGGCGCCAGATGACGGGGCTGCCCTTCGTTTTCGCGGTGTGGGCGCTGGGGCGGCGCTTCGTGACCGGAGCGGGCGTCGCGGAGCGCGAGGAACTCGTCGCCCTGCTCACCCGGTCCCGTGACTTGGGGCTGTCCAGGATAGATGAGCTGGCCGCCCGCGCGGCGGCCGAGGGATGTCTCGGCCCGGGGGGCGTCTGCTCGGCTGACGTCATCCGCGGGTTCTTTGCGGAATCGATGTGCTACGCGCTCGGCGAACGCGAAATGGCGGGGCTGCGGCGGTTTCATACCCTGTGTGTGCGCCATGCCATCTGCCCACCCGGCCGTGGCGTGGATTTCACGGCACGTACGTGA
- a CDS encoding dehypoxanthine futalosine cyclase, with protein sequence MTIPEGDGPTAPDESYGVPRRSSGDALEILDESLRRRLTGGELLLLCEEAALHDLGRTAHALRLERCDPGRVTYVVGRRVTDTGLSHGDCWFSASNRHGGAVAAHGSMLDEVMAEIRTAFAVGERPILPHVGQPPDPGIETREKMLRELKAACPRLWIQGFSPDAVRRLAERSGLQTLEVLRRLQEAGLDSMSGDDAGVLSDRVRRLLAPDGTTARAWIEISEEAHYLGLPTTAAMTIGHMETYPERVEHLLRLRESQDRTSGYTAFAPRIFRPAGTQRPPAPDSMARTAARGDPGVPDYLRTLAIARIALDNFADIQASWIAQGKSVGRLALSFGANDLGATMTEEGVVQADGVARSPTGADLEEMIRSAGFSPAQRNFGYNVRCLAPPVDDA encoded by the coding sequence ATGACCATACCCGAGGGAGACGGCCCCACCGCCCCCGACGAGTCCTACGGCGTGCCCCGGCGTTCGAGCGGGGATGCCCTCGAGATCCTCGACGAGTCCCTGCGGCGCCGCCTGACCGGCGGCGAGCTGTTGCTGCTGTGCGAGGAAGCGGCCCTGCACGACCTGGGACGCACGGCTCATGCCTTGCGGCTGGAGCGCTGCGATCCCGGGCGCGTCACCTATGTCGTCGGCCGCCGCGTCACCGATACCGGTCTGAGTCACGGGGATTGCTGGTTCAGCGCCTCCAACCGTCACGGGGGCGCCGTCGCCGCTCACGGCTCGATGCTGGACGAGGTGATGGCCGAGATCCGCACCGCCTTCGCCGTCGGCGAACGCCCGATCCTGCCGCACGTCGGGCAACCTCCCGACCCTGGGATCGAGACCCGCGAAAAGATGCTGCGCGAATTGAAGGCGGCCTGTCCCCGGCTGTGGATACAAGGCTTCTCGCCCGATGCGGTCCGTCGCCTCGCCGAGAGGTCAGGGCTCCAGACCCTGGAGGTGCTGCGCCGCCTGCAGGAAGCGGGGCTGGATTCCATGTCCGGCGACGACGCCGGGGTCCTCAGCGATCGCGTCCGCCGTCTGTTGGCGCCCGACGGGACCACCGCCCGCGCGTGGATCGAGATCAGCGAGGAAGCCCATTACCTGGGCCTGCCCACCACGGCGGCCATGACGATCGGGCACATGGAGACATATCCCGAGCGTGTCGAGCACCTGCTGCGCCTGCGCGAGAGCCAGGACAGGACGTCCGGTTACACGGCCTTCGCTCCCCGGATCTTCCGGCCGGCCGGCACGCAGCGCCCGCCCGCGCCCGATTCGATGGCGCGCACCGCCGCCCGCGGCGATCCGGGGGTGCCGGATTACCTGCGCACCCTGGCGATCGCGCGTATCGCGCTCGACAACTTCGCCGACATCCAGGCGTCCTGGATCGCGCAGGGCAAGAGCGTGGGCCGGCTCGCCCTCTCCTTCGGCGCCAACGATCTGGGCGCCACGATGACGGAGGAGGGCGTGGTTCAGGCCGACGGCGTCGCGCGGTCCCCGACCGGGGCCGACCTCGAAGAGATGATCCGCAGCGCCGGTTTCTCCCCTGCCCAGCGGAATTTCGGCTACAACGTCCGGTGCCTCGCTCCCCCCGTCGACGATGCCTGA